The Streptococcus sp. VT 162 genome has a window encoding:
- a CDS encoding DNA alkylation repair protein — MAKKVKDYYDLAYARDLSRRLKEASPAFDERKFRLLVEKDLEELEFSQRQELLAKSIKDCLPLSYEDSLKVFEKILGPELEGGLGMFSEGYWLWPIGKYVELYGDKEFELSAAFSKELTKRFTGEFSMRPLLARYPKATMALLLEWSRDENLRVRRLASECMRIRLPWAKRQTVVLDYFEDFTTILTNLKDDRDKSIQKSVANNLNDLYKEDPDKFERILQTWQKGELSPSCAWIIKHASRTKNKKVATED; from the coding sequence ATGGCTAAAAAAGTAAAAGATTATTATGACTTGGCTTATGCTAGGGATTTGAGTCGACGGTTGAAAGAAGCGTCCCCTGCATTTGATGAGCGAAAGTTTAGGTTGTTGGTAGAAAAAGACTTGGAAGAGTTGGAGTTTAGCCAGCGTCAAGAACTCTTGGCTAAAAGTATCAAAGATTGCCTTCCCCTATCTTATGAGGACTCTCTCAAGGTTTTTGAGAAAATTTTGGGTCCTGAGTTAGAGGGTGGTTTAGGTATGTTCTCAGAAGGATATTGGCTTTGGCCAATCGGAAAATATGTAGAGCTATATGGGGACAAGGAATTTGAATTGAGCGCGGCCTTTAGTAAGGAACTAACCAAGCGATTTACTGGAGAATTTTCTATGAGACCTTTGCTGGCTCGCTATCCTAAGGCTACAATGGCTTTGCTGTTAGAATGGAGTCGGGATGAAAATTTGCGCGTTCGCAGACTTGCCAGCGAATGTATGCGTATCCGTCTGCCTTGGGCTAAGAGACAAACCGTGGTATTGGATTATTTTGAGGATTTCACCACTATTTTGACCAATCTAAAAGATGATAGAGATAAGTCTATTCAAAAAAGTGTAGCCAATAATTTAAATGATTTGTACAAGGAAGATCCTGATAAGTTTGAAAGGATTCTTCAAACTTGGCAGAAAGGGGAGCTAAGTCCAAGTTGTGCTTGGATCATCAAGCATGCATCTCGGACAAAAAACAAAAAGGTAGCCACAGAAGATTGA
- a CDS encoding GntR family transcriptional regulator: protein MSWSFDNTKPIYLQIMEKIKLQIVSHELEPNQQLPTVRDLASEAGVNPNTIQRALSDLEREGFVYSKRTTGRFVTEDLDLILQSRKQLSEEQLQQFVSCMLQFGYKKEELPNVLSDYIKGV, encoded by the coding sequence ATGTCCTGGTCATTTGATAATACAAAACCGATTTATTTACAGATTATGGAAAAAATCAAATTACAGATTGTTTCCCATGAACTGGAACCCAACCAACAGCTCCCTACCGTGAGAGATTTGGCGAGCGAGGCTGGGGTCAATCCTAATACCATTCAGCGCGCCTTGTCTGACCTTGAACGTGAAGGATTTGTATACAGCAAGCGGACAACTGGTCGTTTTGTCACCGAGGATTTGGACCTCATCCTTCAGTCCCGCAAACAACTTTCCGAGGAGCAACTGCAACAATTCGTCTCTTGCATGCTTCAATTTGGCTACAAAAAAGAAGAACTGCCAAATGTATTAAGCGACTATATTAAAGGAGTTTAA
- a CDS encoding nitroreductase — protein MTETIKLMKAHTSVRRFKEQDIPQTDLDEILTAAQMASSWKNFQSYSVIRVRSQEKKDALYELVPQEAIRQSAAFLLFVGDLNRAEKGASLHTDSFQPQGVEGLLITSVDAALAGQNTLLAAESLGYGGVIIGLVRYKSEEVAELFNLPDYTYPVFGIALGVPDQQHDVKPRLPLNQVVFEEEYQEQPVAAILDYDKVQADYAGARATTSWSQRLAEQFGQAEPSSTRRNLEQKKLL, from the coding sequence ATGACAGAAACCATTAAACTGATGAAAGCTCATACTTCAGTTCGTCGCTTTAAGGAGCAAGATATTCCTCAAACAGACTTGGACGAGATTCTGACTGCTGCTCAAATGGCGTCATCTTGGAAAAATTTCCAATCTTACTCTGTGATTCGTGTACGCAGCCAAGAGAAGAAAGATGCCTTATATGAATTGGTTCCCCAGGAAGCCATTCGCCAGTCAGCAGCCTTTTTGCTTTTTGTCGGTGACTTGAACCGAGCTGAAAAGGGAGCAAGCCTTCATACGGACAGTTTCCAACCTCAAGGAGTGGAAGGTCTCCTTATCACGTCTGTGGACGCTGCGCTTGCAGGGCAAAATACCTTGCTTGCAGCAGAGAGTCTGGGATATGGTGGTGTTATCATCGGTTTGGTCCGTTACAAGTCAGAAGAAGTGGCAGAGCTTTTTAACCTTCCTGACTATACCTACCCTGTTTTTGGGATTGCCCTTGGCGTGCCAGATCAACAACACGATGTCAAACCAAGACTGCCTTTGAACCAAGTGGTATTTGAAGAAGAATACCAAGAACAGCCAGTAGCGGCGATTTTGGACTATGACAAAGTACAGGCAGACTATGCTGGTGCGCGTGCGACGACCTCTTGGAGTCAGCGTTTGGCAGAGCAGTTTGGTCAAGCCGAACCTAGTTCAACTCGAAGAAATCTAGAACAGAAAAAGTTATTGTAG
- a CDS encoding membrane protein: MEKTKAFLEAHYKRYILTICLLWFLMFFLPWDWHIGGVSIYYFVMKKLFVVFGVLSILYSVLIKKFSLLIFGIIFCLAFWINLFWYFGILPVFLGN, translated from the coding sequence ATGGAGAAAACAAAAGCCTTTCTTGAAGCGCACTACAAGAGATATATTCTTACGATTTGCCTTCTCTGGTTCCTCATGTTTTTTCTTCCTTGGGATTGGCATATAGGAGGAGTTTCAATTTATTATTTCGTTATGAAAAAACTCTTTGTGGTTTTTGGCGTTTTATCTATCCTATACTCCGTGCTGATTAAAAAATTCAGTCTTCTCATCTTTGGAATTATCTTTTGCTTGGCCTTCTGGATCAATCTCTTTTGGTATTTTGGGATATTGCCTGTATTCTTGGGAAATTAA
- a CDS encoding membrane protein, translating to MFWNLVRYEFKNVNKWYLALYGAVLAISVLIGAFISSLSQSYNPNNAAYFIFFLVLVFGGLSVTLWIATIFLIIRRFKGSVYDRQGYLTLTLPVSEHQIIIAKLLGGLVWSILSYIVFILSILIIFFLTPIEKDFTALYNFISPYLSYGWLYALSLFVGSIAWILSIYLSISIGQLFNEYRTAMGILAYIVIAIVIGYVSLFFRIENDFNMMIGTEILRDLFLSAIYYLGTYYILKNKVNLQ from the coding sequence ATGTTTTGGAATCTAGTTCGTTATGAATTTAAAAATGTCAATAAATGGTATCTGGCACTCTACGGTGCTGTGCTTGCAATTTCAGTTTTGATTGGAGCTTTTATTAGCAGCCTTAGCCAGAGTTACAATCCTAACAATGCTGCTTATTTCATCTTCTTTTTAGTACTAGTCTTTGGAGGACTCAGCGTCACTCTTTGGATTGCAACAATCTTTTTAATCATCCGAAGATTCAAGGGCAGTGTTTATGACCGCCAAGGGTACTTGACCCTGACCTTGCCTGTCTCTGAGCACCAAATCATCATCGCAAAACTTTTAGGTGGTCTTGTCTGGTCCATCTTAAGCTATATCGTCTTTATCTTGAGTATATTGATTATCTTCTTCTTAACACCAATAGAAAAAGACTTCACTGCCCTCTATAACTTCATTTCCCCTTACCTCAGCTACGGCTGGCTGTATGCGCTATCACTGTTTGTAGGTTCGATCGCATGGATTTTATCCATCTACCTCTCCATCTCTATCGGACAACTCTTTAATGAGTATCGAACAGCTATGGGGATTCTAGCCTATATCGTCATTGCCATCGTCATTGGTTATGTTTCTCTCTTTTTCCGAATTGAAAATGACTTTAACATGATGATTGGTACAGAAATTCTGCGCGATCTCTTTTTATCAGCTATCTACTATCTCGGTACCTACTATATCTTGAAAAACAAGGTTAACTTGCAATAA
- a CDS encoding DNA helicase yields MKPNDRFSFLKNNRVSQDTSSLVQCYLPIIGQEALSLYLYAITFWDGGQKEHLFSHILNHLNFGMPTLLQSFKVLSALDLLTLYQRGETYELQLHSPLSSQEFLSHSVYSRLLEKKIGDTAVSAMKQAPSEGEALSVSLSQVFPTLTEEVTPSESKSKLKNDFDLEHFQQLMARDGLRFEDEQADVLELFAIADEKKWTWFETYQLAKATAVAQVISVKRMREKIAQKPATSDFSPKEMTIIREAKNKTPLQFLAEIKQTRKGNITQSERELLHQMASLSLLDEVINIVLLLTFNKVDSANVNEKYAMKVANDYAYQKIRTAEEAVLRIRERQQRGQEDQKSKTSSTKTNVPKWSNPEYKNQTSEETRLELERKKQEMLARLEEGGD; encoded by the coding sequence ATGAAACCAAATGACCGTTTTTCTTTTCTAAAGAATAATCGGGTGTCGCAAGATACCTCTTCTCTGGTGCAGTGCTACCTCCCGATTATCGGTCAGGAGGCGCTGAGCCTCTATCTATATGCCATTACCTTTTGGGATGGTGGACAAAAGGAACACCTCTTTTCCCACATCCTCAACCACTTAAACTTTGGCATGCCGACCTTGCTCCAATCCTTCAAAGTCTTATCTGCCTTAGATCTGTTGACCCTTTATCAAAGGGGAGAAACTTATGAATTACAGCTTCATTCTCCCCTCTCCAGTCAAGAATTTCTAAGCCATTCTGTCTATAGCAGATTATTAGAGAAAAAGATTGGGGATACAGCTGTTTCTGCTATGAAGCAGGCTCCAAGTGAGGGAGAAGCACTCTCTGTTTCTTTGAGTCAAGTCTTTCCAACCCTGACTGAAGAAGTGACACCAAGCGAGTCTAAAAGCAAGTTAAAAAATGATTTTGACTTGGAACATTTCCAGCAGCTGATGGCTCGAGATGGCTTGCGTTTTGAAGACGAGCAGGCGGATGTTTTGGAATTGTTTGCCATCGCAGATGAAAAAAAGTGGACCTGGTTTGAAACCTATCAATTAGCTAAGGCGACAGCTGTAGCTCAGGTTATTTCTGTCAAACGCATGCGTGAAAAGATAGCACAAAAACCAGCTACTTCTGACTTTAGCCCCAAAGAAATGACCATTATCAGGGAAGCCAAAAATAAAACTCCCCTACAATTTTTAGCGGAAATCAAGCAAACGCGTAAGGGGAACATCACCCAGAGTGAGCGAGAACTCCTTCACCAGATGGCGTCTTTAAGCTTGCTGGACGAAGTCATCAATATCGTCTTGCTTCTAACCTTTAACAAGGTTGATTCGGCTAATGTCAATGAAAAATATGCCATGAAGGTCGCAAATGACTATGCTTACCAAAAAATTCGGACAGCAGAAGAAGCTGTGCTTCGGATTCGAGAGCGTCAGCAAAGAGGGCAGGAAGACCAGAAATCGAAAACTAGCTCGACTAAGACCAATGTTCCCAAGTGGAGCAATCCAGAATACAAGAATCAAACCAGTGAGGAAACTCGTCTGGAACTAGAACGTAAAAAACAAGAAATGTTAGCCCGATTAGAAGAAGGAGGAGACTAG
- a CDS encoding primosomal protein DnaI (Primosomal protein that may act to load helicase DnaC during DNA replication) gives MESVGDVIKRQTSRFQYQDLVQQIMKDPDVAAFIQKESLSPEELNRSISKFNQYITERDKFLRGDADYIARGYKPILVMNHGYADVSYEETPELIAAEKEAAIKNRLKLINLPASLKKAKLAQIDLDDLGRLPIFERLYSFVDLYPSIRKGLYLYGDFGVGKSFMMAALAHDLSEKRGASTTILHYPSFVIDVKNAIGEGSVKTLVDDIKLAEVLVLDDIGAEQSTPWVRDEILQVILQYRMQEDLPTFFTSNFNFQDLEKHFAKGKNGNDETWEARRVMERIRYLAEETRLEGENRR, from the coding sequence ATGGAAAGTGTGGGTGACGTTATCAAACGTCAGACAAGTCGTTTTCAGTATCAGGACCTAGTCCAGCAGATTATGAAAGACCCAGATGTAGCGGCTTTTATCCAGAAAGAATCCCTCAGTCCAGAGGAGTTGAATCGTAGCATCTCCAAGTTCAACCAATATATCACAGAACGGGACAAGTTTCTTCGTGGGGATGCGGACTATATAGCGCGTGGCTACAAGCCCATCTTGGTTATGAATCACGGATATGCGGATGTGTCTTATGAAGAAACACCAGAACTAATCGCGGCAGAAAAAGAGGCTGCAATTAAGAATCGTCTTAAGTTGATCAATCTACCAGCAAGTCTCAAGAAAGCGAAATTGGCTCAGATTGACCTGGATGATCTAGGACGGTTACCGATTTTTGAGAGACTCTATTCCTTTGTTGACCTTTACCCAAGCATCCGAAAGGGCCTCTATCTTTACGGAGATTTTGGTGTCGGTAAGAGTTTCATGATGGCAGCTCTGGCTCACGACCTATCTGAAAAACGTGGGGCCTCAACAACTATTCTCCACTATCCAAGCTTTGTCATTGATGTGAAAAATGCCATCGGTGAAGGATCTGTGAAAACTTTGGTGGATGACATCAAGTTAGCAGAAGTCTTGGTCTTGGATGATATTGGTGCAGAGCAGTCAACACCTTGGGTGCGTGATGAGATTCTCCAAGTTATTCTCCAGTATCGTATGCAGGAAGATTTGCCGACCTTCTTTACTTCCAACTTTAATTTCCAAGATTTGGAAAAACATTTTGCCAAAGGAAAGAATGGAAATGACGAGACTTGGGAAGCTAGACGGGTCATGGAACGAATCCGTTATTTAGCAGAGGAAACGAGACTAGAAGGAGAAAATCGCCGATGA
- a CDS encoding NrdR family transcriptional regulator — protein MRCPKCGATKSSVVDSRQAEEGNTIRRRRECDECQHRFTTYERVEERTLVVVKKDGTREQFSRDKIFNGIIRSAQKRPVSSDEINMVVNRIEQKLRSRSENEIQSEYIGSLVMEELAELDEITYVRFASVYRSFKDVSELESLLQQITQSSKKKKEK, from the coding sequence ATGCGTTGTCCAAAATGTGGGGCTACCAAGTCTAGTGTTGTTGATAGTCGACAAGCCGAAGAAGGAAATACCATCCGTCGAAGACGTGAGTGCGACGAGTGTCAGCATCGTTTTACAACCTATGAACGAGTAGAAGAAAGAACGCTGGTTGTTGTCAAAAAAGACGGTACGCGAGAACAATTTTCGAGAGATAAAATCTTTAATGGGATTATCCGCTCAGCCCAGAAGCGTCCTGTGTCAAGTGATGAAATCAACATGGTGGTCAATCGCATCGAGCAAAAACTCCGTAGTCGCAGTGAGAATGAGATCCAAAGTGAATATATTGGTTCTTTAGTCATGGAAGAATTGGCGGAGCTGGATGAGATTACCTATGTTCGTTTTGCCAGTGTTTATCGTAGCTTTAAGGATGTGAGTGAGTTGGAGAGTCTGCTCCAGCAAATCACCCAGTCCTCTAAGAAGAAAAAGGAAAAATAG
- a CDS encoding multidrug ABC transporter ATP-binding protein, producing the protein MTLLALENVTKSYGATAALDNISLEISAGKIVGLLGPNGSGKTTLIKLINGLLQPNKGRVLINGQDPSPATKAIVSYLPDTTYLNEEMKVKDALTYFKTFYQDFNLERAQHLLADLGIDENSRLKKLSKGNKEKVQLILVMSREARLYVLDEPIGGVDPAARDYILNTIINNYSPTSTVLISTHLISDIEPILDEIIFLKDGKVVRQGNVDDIRYESGESIDQLFRQEFKA; encoded by the coding sequence ATGACACTACTAGCACTTGAAAATGTAACAAAATCATATGGAGCAACCGCGGCACTTGACAATATCTCACTAGAGATCTCAGCCGGAAAGATTGTCGGGCTCCTTGGACCAAACGGATCCGGAAAAACAACCTTGATCAAACTGATCAATGGTCTCCTTCAACCAAATAAAGGACGTGTCCTCATTAACGGACAGGATCCAAGTCCTGCTACCAAGGCGATCGTCTCCTACCTACCAGATACAACCTACCTCAATGAAGAGATGAAGGTTAAGGATGCTCTAACCTATTTTAAAACCTTCTACCAGGATTTCAATCTCGAAAGAGCCCAACACCTTTTAGCCGATCTCGGTATTGATGAAAACAGTCGCCTCAAGAAACTATCAAAAGGGAACAAGGAAAAGGTCCAACTCATCTTGGTTATGAGCCGTGAAGCCCGCCTCTACGTTCTGGACGAACCAATCGGAGGCGTGGATCCAGCTGCCCGTGATTATATCCTCAATACCATCATCAACAACTATTCCCCAACTTCTACGGTGCTAATTTCAACCCACTTGATTTCAGATATTGAGCCAATCTTGGATGAGATTATCTTCCTCAAAGACGGAAAAGTCGTCCGCCAAGGAAATGTTGATGATATTCGTTACGAGTCAGGTGAATCAATTGACCAGCTCTTCCGCCAGGAATTTAAAGCCTAA
- the engA gene encoding GTP-binding protein Der (EngA; essential Neisserial GTPase; synchronizes cellular events by interacting with multiple targets with tandem G-domains; overexpression in Escherichia coli suppresses rrmJ mutation; structural analysis of the Thermotoga maritima ortholog shows different nucleotide binding affinities in the two binding domains), whose amino-acid sequence MALPTVAIVGRPNVGKSTLFNRIAGERISIVEDVEGVTRDRIYATGEWLNRSFSMIDTGGIDDVDAPFMEQIKHQAEIAMEEADVIVFVVSGKEGITDADEYVARKLYKTHKPVILAVNKVDNPEMRNDIFDFYALGLGEPLPISSVHGIGTGDVLDAIVENLPHEVEEENPDVIKFSLIGRPNVGKSSLINAILGEDRVIASPVAGTTRDAIDTHFTDTDGQEFTMIDTAGMRKSGKVYENTEKYSVMRAMRAIDRSDVVLMVLNAEEGIREYDKRIAGFAHEAGKGMIIVVNKWDTLEKDNHTMKKWEEDIREQFQYLPYAPIVFVSALTKQRLHKLPEMIKQISESQNTRIPSAVLNDVIMDAIAINPTPTDKGKRLKIFYATQVATKPPTFVIFVNEEELMHFSYLRFLENQIRKAFVFEGTPIHLIARKRK is encoded by the coding sequence ATGGCCTTACCAACTGTTGCCATTGTAGGGCGTCCCAATGTTGGGAAATCGACCCTCTTTAACCGAATCGCTGGTGAGCGAATCTCAATCGTAGAAGATGTCGAGGGTGTGACACGTGACCGTATCTATGCAACGGGTGAGTGGCTCAACCGTTCTTTCAGTATGATTGATACGGGAGGGATTGACGACGTCGATGCTCCCTTCATGGAGCAAATCAAACACCAGGCAGAAATTGCCATGGAAGAAGCGGATGTCATCGTCTTTGTAGTTTCTGGGAAAGAAGGAATCACAGATGCAGATGAGTACGTAGCTCGTAAACTTTATAAGACCCATAAACCTGTTATACTTGCGGTTAACAAGGTTGACAACCCTGAGATGCGAAATGATATCTTTGATTTCTATGCGCTAGGATTGGGTGAACCACTGCCAATTTCGTCTGTCCATGGTATCGGTACGGGTGATGTGCTGGATGCCATTGTGGAAAATCTACCACACGAAGTCGAAGAAGAAAATCCAGATGTCATCAAATTCAGCTTGATTGGCCGTCCTAACGTTGGAAAGTCAAGTTTAATCAACGCTATTTTGGGAGAAGACCGTGTGATTGCCAGCCCAGTAGCTGGAACAACGCGTGATGCCATTGATACCCACTTTACAGATACGGATGGACAAGAGTTTACCATGATTGATACAGCTGGTATGCGTAAGTCTGGTAAAGTCTATGAAAATACGGAGAAATACTCTGTCATGCGTGCCATGCGTGCCATTGACCGTTCTGACGTGGTCTTGATGGTCCTCAATGCCGAAGAAGGTATCCGTGAGTACGACAAGCGTATCGCAGGTTTTGCCCACGAAGCCGGTAAAGGGATGATCATCGTGGTCAATAAGTGGGATACCCTTGAGAAAGATAACCACACCATGAAAAAATGGGAAGAAGATATCCGTGAGCAGTTCCAATACCTGCCTTACGCACCGATTGTCTTCGTGTCTGCTCTGACCAAGCAACGTCTCCACAAACTGCCTGAGATGATCAAGCAAATCAGCGAAAGTCAAAACACACGTATCCCATCAGCTGTCTTAAACGATGTCATCATGGATGCCATTGCCATCAATCCAACACCGACAGACAAAGGGAAACGCCTCAAGATTTTCTACGCAACCCAAGTGGCAACCAAGCCACCAACCTTTGTCATCTTTGTTAACGAAGAAGAACTCATGCACTTCTCTTACCTGCGTTTCTTGGAAAATCAAATTCGCAAGGCCTTTGTCTTTGAAGGAACCCCGATTCATTTGATCGCAAGAAAACGAAAATAA
- a CDS encoding membrane protein produces MKQNKVILSIVAIFFGLLVLGSCSAVTTYNGLVGEQTKVEQAQADVSTALQRRSDLIGNLVESVKGQMNHETEVFTKIADARAKIGSSSVTSEENQKAQGELSSALSRLISLTENYPELKSNQNVEQLMVELSGSENRIFVARKDYNKVAAEYNQKLRSFPTVLFANMMNFKEAETFKETEEAKTVPKVDFGTSSSSQ; encoded by the coding sequence ATGAAACAAAATAAAGTAATTCTCTCAATAGTAGCGATTTTCTTTGGACTATTAGTTCTGGGAAGTTGTTCCGCAGTGACGACCTATAATGGTCTGGTTGGTGAACAGACTAAAGTGGAGCAGGCTCAGGCCGATGTCTCGACAGCCCTCCAACGTCGTTCGGACTTGATTGGTAACTTGGTGGAGTCCGTTAAAGGACAAATGAATCATGAAACCGAAGTCTTTACCAAGATTGCGGATGCTAGAGCTAAAATCGGTAGTAGCTCAGTGACATCGGAAGAAAACCAAAAGGCTCAGGGAGAGTTGAGTTCTGCTCTTTCCCGCTTGATTTCCTTGACGGAGAATTATCCAGAACTCAAGAGCAATCAAAATGTTGAGCAACTAATGGTCGAACTTTCAGGCAGTGAAAATCGTATCTTTGTAGCACGCAAGGATTATAATAAGGTCGCAGCTGAGTACAATCAAAAGTTGAGAAGTTTTCCAACCGTGCTTTTTGCGAATATGATGAACTTTAAAGAAGCTGAAACCTTTAAAGAAACAGAAGAAGCCAAGACAGTTCCTAAGGTTGATTTTGGAACCTCTTCATCAAGTCAATAA